From Pseudomonas sp. stari2, a single genomic window includes:
- the mtgA gene encoding monofunctional biosynthetic peptidoglycan transglycosylase yields the protein MLRLFLRRFTKALLWFAGGSVLLVLVFRFVPPPGTALMVERKIESWVEGEPIDLQRTWKPWDEISDDLKVAVIAGEDQKFPEHWGFDLSAIKAALAHNELGGSIRGASTLSQQVSKNLFLWSGRSYLRKGLEAWFTALIEVFWPKQRILEVYLNSVEWDDGVFGAEAAARHHFGVSAKSLSRQQASYLAAVLPNPRVWSASHPTSYVSRRAGWIRQQMSQLGGDSYLLTLDDSRRAPWAQ from the coding sequence ATGCTGCGTTTATTTCTCCGTCGTTTCACGAAGGCCCTGCTCTGGTTCGCGGGCGGCAGCGTATTGCTGGTGTTGGTGTTTCGCTTTGTGCCGCCACCGGGCACTGCGCTGATGGTCGAGCGCAAGATCGAATCCTGGGTCGAGGGCGAACCGATCGATCTGCAACGCACCTGGAAGCCGTGGGACGAAATTTCCGATGACCTGAAGGTCGCGGTGATTGCCGGCGAAGACCAGAAATTCCCCGAGCACTGGGGTTTTGACCTGAGTGCGATCAAGGCTGCACTGGCCCACAACGAACTCGGTGGCTCGATTCGCGGCGCCAGCACGTTGAGTCAGCAAGTGTCGAAGAACCTGTTCCTGTGGTCGGGCCGCAGTTATCTGCGCAAAGGCCTGGAAGCGTGGTTCACCGCACTGATCGAAGTGTTCTGGCCCAAGCAGCGGATACTTGAGGTGTACCTGAACAGTGTCGAATGGGATGACGGCGTGTTTGGCGCCGAAGCAGCGGCACGGCATCACTTTGGCGTGAGCGCCAAGTCATTGTCCCGGCAGCAGGCGAGTTATCTGGCGGCCGTATTGCCCAATCCCCGGGTCTGGAGCGCCAGCCACCCGACTTCCTATGTTTCGCGCCGGGCCGGATGGATTCGCCAGCAGATGAGCCAGCTGGGTGGCGACAGCTATCTGCTGACACTCGATGATTCACGCCGCGCGCCCTGGGCCCAATGA
- the rpoH gene encoding RNA polymerase sigma factor RpoH, protein MTNSLQPAYALVPGANLEAYVHTVNSIPLLTPEQERELAESLYYEQDLGAARQMVLAHLRFVVHIARSYSGYGLAQADLIQEGNVGLMKAVKRFNPEMGVRLVSFAVHWIKAEIHEFILRNWRIVKVATTKAQRKLFFNLRSQKKRLAWLNNEEVHRVAESLGVEPREVREMESRLTGHDMAFDPAAEADDDSAFQSPANYLEDHRYDPARQLEDADWSDNSNHNLHEALEVLDERSRDILYQRWLAEEKATLHDLAQKYNVSAERIRQLEKSAMNKLKLSIAA, encoded by the coding sequence ATGACCAATTCTTTGCAACCTGCGTATGCATTGGTTCCGGGCGCAAACCTGGAAGCCTATGTGCACACCGTCAACAGCATTCCATTGCTGACGCCGGAGCAGGAGCGTGAACTGGCCGAGAGTCTCTACTATGAGCAGGATCTTGGGGCGGCTCGGCAGATGGTGCTCGCCCACCTGCGATTTGTCGTACACATTGCCCGTAGCTATTCCGGCTACGGTCTGGCTCAGGCTGACCTGATCCAGGAAGGTAACGTCGGCCTGATGAAGGCCGTGAAGCGTTTCAACCCGGAAATGGGCGTGCGTCTGGTGTCCTTCGCGGTGCACTGGATCAAGGCCGAGATTCACGAGTTCATCCTGCGCAACTGGCGGATCGTTAAAGTCGCGACCACCAAAGCCCAGCGCAAGCTGTTCTTCAACCTGCGCAGCCAGAAGAAACGACTGGCCTGGCTGAACAACGAGGAAGTCCACCGTGTGGCGGAAAGCCTCGGCGTCGAGCCCCGTGAAGTGCGTGAGATGGAAAGTCGCCTGACCGGCCATGACATGGCCTTCGACCCGGCTGCCGAAGCTGACGACGACAGCGCTTTCCAGTCGCCGGCCAACTACCTGGAAGACCACCGATACGACCCGGCGCGTCAGCTGGAAGATGCCGACTGGAGCGACAACTCCAATCACAACCTGCACGAAGCACTGGAAGTGCTGGACGAGCGCAGCCGCGACATCCTCTACCAGCGCTGGCTGGCAGAAGAGAAAGCCACGCTGCATGACCTGGCGCAGAAGTACAACGTGTCGGCCGAGCGGATCCGTCAGCTTGAGAAGAGCGCGATGAACAAGCTGAAGTTGTCGATTGCCGCGTAA
- the ftsX gene encoding permease-like cell division protein FtsX, giving the protein MSATRSPKVSERVAPKAADPQPPKKKKHDEDDGPDFATLFHAWIESHRASLLDSLRRLGKQPIGSFFTCMVMAVALSLPMGLSLLLNNVERLGGSWQRAAQISLYLELEASPAQGEKLRDQIKGMPGVADAEYVGRDQALEEFQQQSGLGEALRELPENPLPGVVLVTPNEVDKSTLEALRQKLSELPKVQQAQLDLVWVERLAAILKLGDRFVFGLTVLLVSALLLVIGNTIRLHIENRRTEIEVIKLVGGTDSYVRRPFLYMGALYGFGAGLLSWGVLAFGLNWLNDAVVGLAGLYGSDFALAGVPVADGLSLLLGAVLLGYIGAWIAVARHLRELAPK; this is encoded by the coding sequence ATGAGTGCAACACGTAGTCCGAAGGTTTCCGAGCGCGTGGCCCCGAAGGCCGCCGATCCGCAGCCGCCGAAGAAGAAAAAGCACGACGAGGATGATGGTCCGGACTTCGCCACGCTGTTTCACGCCTGGATCGAAAGCCACCGTGCCAGCCTGCTGGACAGCCTGCGCCGTCTTGGCAAGCAGCCGATCGGCAGCTTTTTCACCTGCATGGTGATGGCGGTGGCGCTGAGCCTGCCGATGGGGCTGTCGCTGTTGCTGAATAACGTCGAGCGACTGGGCGGTTCCTGGCAGCGTGCGGCACAGATTTCGCTGTACCTGGAGCTCGAGGCCAGTCCGGCTCAAGGCGAGAAGCTGCGGGATCAGATCAAGGGCATGCCCGGTGTAGCTGATGCTGAATATGTCGGTCGCGACCAGGCGCTGGAAGAGTTCCAGCAGCAGTCCGGACTGGGCGAAGCCCTGCGCGAGCTGCCGGAAAACCCGTTGCCGGGCGTGGTGCTGGTCACGCCGAACGAGGTCGACAAGTCGACCCTGGAAGCATTAAGACAAAAACTTTCCGAGCTGCCCAAGGTACAACAGGCGCAACTTGATCTAGTCTGGGTCGAGCGTCTGGCCGCCATCCTCAAGCTCGGCGACCGCTTTGTCTTCGGTCTGACGGTGTTGCTGGTTTCCGCATTACTTTTGGTGATAGGCAATACCATTCGTCTTCATATTGAAAACCGCCGCACAGAGATAGAAGTGATTAAACTCGTCGGCGGCACCGACAGCTATGTGCGTCGCCCCTTCCTTTATATGGGCGCGCTGTATGGCTTCGGTGCGGGGCTGCTGTCCTGGGGAGTGCTGGCGTTCGGCCTGAACTGGCTGAACGACGCGGTGGTTGGGCTGGCCGGCCTTTATGGCAGTGATTTCGCACTGGCCGGAGTGCCAGTTGCCGACGGTCTGTCGCTCTTGCTTGGTGCGGTGCTGTTGGGTTATATCGGTGCATGGATTGCAGTCGCACGTCATCTCAGGGAGCTGGCGCCGAAGTAG
- the ftsE gene encoding cell division ATP-binding protein FtsE, with protein MIRFEQVGKRYPNGHVGLHELSFRVRRGEFLFVTGHSGAGKSTLLRLLLAMERPTSGKLLLAGQDLSTISNAQIPFLRRQIGVVFQNHQLLFDRTVFNNVALPLQILGLSKAEIAKRVDSALERVALSDKTDLYPGDLSTGQQQRVGIARAIVHRPALLLADEPTGNLDPRLAAEIMGVFEDINRLGTSVLIASHDLALIARMRHRMLTLQRGRLIGDGEAGV; from the coding sequence ATGATTCGTTTCGAACAGGTCGGTAAGCGCTACCCGAACGGTCACGTCGGCTTGCATGAGCTGAGCTTTCGAGTCCGTCGCGGCGAGTTCCTGTTTGTCACCGGCCACTCTGGTGCCGGTAAATCCACCCTGTTGCGCCTGCTGCTGGCGATGGAGCGTCCGACCAGCGGCAAACTGCTGCTGGCCGGGCAAGACCTGAGCACCATCAGCAATGCGCAGATCCCGTTCCTGCGTCGGCAGATCGGCGTGGTGTTCCAGAATCACCAGTTGCTGTTCGATCGCACGGTGTTCAACAACGTCGCGCTGCCGTTGCAGATCCTCGGGCTGTCCAAGGCGGAAATCGCCAAACGCGTCGATTCGGCGCTGGAGCGCGTGGCGCTGTCGGACAAGACCGATCTGTACCCCGGCGACCTTTCCACCGGTCAGCAACAGCGCGTCGGCATTGCCCGCGCCATCGTGCACCGCCCGGCCCTGCTGCTGGCGGACGAACCGACCGGTAACCTCGACCCGCGTCTGGCGGCCGAGATCATGGGCGTGTTCGAAGACATCAACCGTCTGGGCACCAGCGTGCTGATCGCCAGTCACGACCTGGCCCTGATTGCGCGCATGCGCCATCGCATGCTGACCCTGCAACGCGGCCGATTGATCGGCGACGGGGAGGCCGGCGTATGA
- the ftsY gene encoding signal recognition particle-docking protein FtsY, with protein MFGSNDDKKTPAAAGEKKSLFGWLRKKPQEPVVEQPTAIPEPAPAPAPVIEEVPAPVVLPIAEPVLQPVAEVEPEAPAAAELPLTPAAQPWLTLPVAEEPVALVEEAAPHITPPIPAPVAFTPEPVQPPVIEPAPVIPEPVVAAPVAPIVAAPEPAPAPAPEPVVAAPVAVAETPLEAPRTEETKAGFFARLKQGLSKTSASIGEGMASLFLGKKAIDDDLLDDLETRLLTADVGVEATSVIIQRLTQKVARKELADSDALYKSLQAELAAMLKPVEQPLKIVSQNKPFVILVVGVNGAGKTTTIGKLAKKLQLEGKKVMLAAGDTFRAAAVEQLQVWGERNKIPVIAQHTGADSASVIFDAVQAAKARGIDVLIADTAGRLHTKDNLMEELKKVRRVIGKLDADAPHEVLLVLDAGTGQNAINQAKQFNQTVELTGLALTKLDGTAKGGVIFALAKQFGLPIRYIGVGEGIDDLRTFEAEPFVQALFAERERS; from the coding sequence ATGTTTGGTTCCAACGACGACAAGAAGACCCCAGCTGCGGCTGGCGAGAAGAAAAGCCTGTTCGGATGGCTGCGCAAAAAGCCGCAGGAACCCGTCGTCGAACAGCCGACTGCCATTCCTGAGCCAGCCCCGGCACCAGCACCTGTCATAGAAGAAGTGCCGGCTCCGGTTGTGCTGCCGATTGCCGAACCGGTGTTGCAACCGGTGGCCGAAGTAGAGCCTGAAGCGCCGGCTGCCGCTGAACTGCCGCTGACCCCGGCTGCCCAGCCATGGCTGACCTTGCCCGTGGCGGAAGAGCCTGTGGCGCTGGTCGAAGAGGCTGCGCCGCACATTACGCCGCCGATCCCGGCACCGGTTGCATTCACTCCTGAGCCTGTTCAGCCGCCGGTGATCGAACCTGCTCCTGTCATTCCCGAGCCTGTGGTCGCTGCGCCGGTTGCACCGATTGTTGCTGCTCCCGAGCCTGCACCTGCACCTGCACCTGAACCGGTTGTCGCTGCGCCTGTCGCGGTCGCCGAAACTCCGCTCGAGGCGCCTCGCACCGAAGAAACCAAGGCCGGCTTCTTTGCCCGTCTCAAGCAAGGCCTGTCCAAGACCAGCGCCAGCATCGGCGAGGGCATGGCCAGCCTGTTCCTCGGCAAGAAGGCTATCGATGACGATCTCCTCGACGACCTCGAAACCCGCCTGTTGACCGCCGACGTCGGCGTCGAAGCGACTTCGGTGATCATCCAGCGCCTGACCCAGAAGGTCGCACGTAAAGAGCTGGCCGATTCCGACGCCCTGTACAAATCCCTGCAGGCCGAGCTGGCCGCGATGCTCAAGCCGGTCGAGCAGCCGCTGAAAATCGTTTCGCAGAACAAGCCGTTCGTGATCCTCGTGGTCGGCGTCAACGGTGCCGGCAAGACCACTACCATCGGCAAACTGGCGAAGAAGCTGCAACTGGAAGGCAAGAAAGTCATGCTCGCCGCCGGCGACACCTTCCGCGCCGCGGCGGTCGAGCAGTTGCAGGTCTGGGGCGAGCGCAACAAGATTCCGGTGATAGCCCAGCACACCGGCGCGGACTCGGCTTCGGTGATCTTCGACGCCGTGCAGGCCGCCAAGGCCCGTGGCATCGATGTGCTGATCGCCGACACCGCCGGTCGCCTGCACACCAAAGACAACCTGATGGAAGAACTGAAGAAGGTTCGCCGGGTGATCGGCAAGCTCGACGCCGATGCGCCGCACGAAGTGCTGCTGGTGCTCGACGCCGGTACTGGCCAGAACGCCATCAACCAGGCCAAGCAATTCAACCAGACCGTCGAACTGACCGGCCTGGCGCTGACCAAGCTCGACGGCACCGCCAAAGGTGGGGTGATTTTCGCCCTGGCCAAGCAATTCGGCCTGCCGATCCGCTACATCGGCGTCGGTGAGGGCATCGACGATCTGCGTACCTTTGAAGCCGAACCCTTTGTCCAGGCACTGTTTGCCGAGCGGGAGCGTTCATGA